ATGGGCGCGCCCGCCGGCAGCGGCACCTCGTCGCCCAGCTCCAGCGTCTCGGCGTCGACCACGTCGACGAACACCTCGACGGTGTCGGAGCCCGCGAAGACGTTGAACTCGACCTCCTGCTCGCCCGAGCGCTCCGGCACGAAGGCCGCGAAACCCTCCTCGCCGTACCAGCCCTGGGCCGAGGTCACCTGCATGGCCGCGTCCTCGGGGAACGGGATGCCCATGTCGTCGGAGCTGGAGAGCAGCACGATCTGCGACTCGTCCGCCTCCACGGTGAGCACGGCGGTGTCGTCGTCGACGGGGATCTCGTTGACCTCGCCGAGCGTGATCCCGGCCGCGTCGGGCCCGTCGGTGCCCTCGGTCCCCTCGGTGCTGCTCGTCTCGGGGTCGTCGGCCTCCCCCGGGTCGTCGTTGTCCTTGAAGACGGTGAGCACGAGCGCCGTGATGACGACACCCACGACGAGCACGCCGACGACGCCCCAGATGGCGATCCACTTGCCGCGGCCGCCACCGCCGTTGGGGGACGGCTGCCCGACCTCGCCGTAGCCGCCGCCGTAGCCACCGCCGCCGTAGCCACCGCCGCCGTAGCCACCGCCGTACCCGCCACCGGGCTGGCCGTAGCCGCCGGACTGGGGGTAGCCCGCGTCGTACCCGCCGGACTGGCCGTAGCCGCCCTGCTGGCCGCCCGACGGCGCGCCGTACGACGAGGACGGGGGCAGCCCGCCGCTGACGCTCGTCGGGGCGTCGCCCGGGTCGGCGGAGCCGGACGGGGAGGGGCCGCCGGTGACGTGGGTCGCGTCGGCCGGGGTGCCGCACGTGTCGCAGAACGCGGCGTCGTGGGGCATCTGGTGTCCGCAGAC
This Nocardioides alkalitolerans DNA region includes the following protein-coding sequences:
- a CDS encoding zinc ribbon domain-containing protein, with product MSTCAVCGHQMPHDAAFCDTCGTPADATHVTGGPSPSGSADPGDAPTSVSGGLPPSSSYGAPSGGQQGGYGQSGGYDAGYPQSGGYGQPGGGYGGGYGGGGYGGGGYGGGYGEVGQPSPNGGGGRGKWIAIWGVVGVLVVGVVITALVLTVFKDNDDPGEADDPETSSTEGTEGTDGPDAAGITLGEVNEIPVDDDTAVLTVEADESQIVLLSSSDDMGIPFPEDAAMQVTSAQGWYGEEGFAAFVPERSGEQEVEFNVFAGSDTVEVFVDVVDAETLELGDEVPLPAGAPMGAAIYEDLSGAFVLPEGMYISSCTSDAICDLEGTVLAVADRSRLTPAQAPEGAAVWGEGGTTLETTMPAGGGNAPFVATTSGSLTVFLENIADPAVDFRLQVFDKHGNEICNRDSSFGDETCLVQVRQGDDYSVVVTEYDEDPQATGDIRLQLIPGTNE